The stretch of DNA AGAGCAAGACGCATCGTAATTTCACGACTGAAGAAAAATCTTCACAGACTGAAAATACTACCTCACGAAAAAAGCATCAAAAGTCAGGGACTGTAGATAATGTCACCTGCCATCTGTGTTTACTACGTttcaaaaaacaacacaaccttgacgtccacatgagagttcacactaaAAAGTTTTACCCCTGCCAAGAGTGTGCAAAGATTTTCAAAGATTCAATAAGGTTTAaaatccacatgagaattcacactggagagaagcctttcaactgctctcagtgtggaatgAATTTCAGGCAAAAAGGAACCCTACAAAATCATATGAGAGTTCACTCTGTAGAGAAGCCTTACATGTGCCAACAGTGTGGATTGGGTTTCAGGCATAAAGTAAACTTTAGAAGccacatgagaactcacactggaAAGCCGCCTTACATCTGCCAGCAGTGTGGAACATCTTTCACTCAGAAAGGAAACCTTACAAGACACATGAACATTCACACAGGAAAGAAACCTTGCATATGCCCTCACTGTGGAAACCGTTTCAGTCAAGATGgaaaccttaaagtccacatgagaattcattcTGGGGAAAAATAGAATAGTTTAAATGTAAAACTGATTTAGAAACCGTACACACGCCCTTGATGCACATTATGTAAATCCAACACTTTACATACTGATATGCTCATACGATCACATGAGATCTGTAAATGATATGTAACATGTTTATGCATGATGAAGAGATTGGACTTTAGTTTTGTGAATGCAGAAAGCTTTCTATTATGATTTATTCATGTATTTACACATCAAGTATAACAGGTGTGTACTGCATTGTAAGTGCTGAATGGTGAGGATATGGACAGCTGTCTTCTTGGAGACACATATAGTCTTAAACTGCTGTGCAcctgatgtgagcttcagtgCAGGGGTAAAACCAGTTCACTAGATCCCACACAGCACACATGAGTGAAGGGATTTAATGTTCACCCACTGGAATCACCTTATTGTAAGATGTTTATTCACTTCAAAACTAATAAATTACtcttctttaaaaaacactgctttatacatgtttgtgtttttgaacacAGATCAGCTTACaagttcactttacattaaattACATAGTGATGATTTACAAATGGTTTGTTCATCATTTGATCATTATTAATCATTGTTTTAGATAATGACGCTAAAACAGGTTTGACATAAAaagcaagtgtttaataatataacaaccatcaaaaaaaaaaaaaaaaaaatcattgtatCCATGGTttaccaagctttataatggcagtgagcaagACCGACAAGTATGAcactgaagaaagtgtctccatccacatccatccatcataaacgtatgTCATACTGCTCCAGGGGCTTAATAATGggcttctgaagcgaagcaatacatttgtgtaaaaaataaacatatttaacaagttataaagtaaagtatctagcttccaccagaccaccttctgtattcccattacaaaaaaaacaactggtGTCAATTAAGCTTTTTCTATAAGTTAAATACGGAAAGCGTAGGACGTAACATAAGATTTTTTGAACTGGTAGAGTTTTATAATTTCTACTTAAATTGAATACAGAAGCATTGGATTTTgtgatctaatctgatttcttaatcctttttttcttttaaacaacTGATTTCAGAGATCCAATCTGAAATcagatcagattacttttgcaCAACTGGCCCAGGCATTCAAATGGCAGCAGGAAATCATTCACCGAACGGAGTCTTGCATGGATTCTGATCACTCCTATGTATTTAAAGCTGCCAATGTattggcaaatttgtccttagAAACCAGAGCACTCATACCAGACATTATCGCGGGAGAATAACATATGAACAAAAACACAGCAAAGGTAAATATGAACCTGAGAAtcataataaaatgataaatggtGTAAATCAAATGACAACATACATGACTAATAATTATGATTGAACTGAGTAAAGAAAATAAAGCACAGAAATGGAATTAATAGACATGTTTGAGATCCTAAGATCCTTTATTTACATAGGAATTGATCAACAAACTGAAATTGATTCATTCCCTTGAGTTTAACatgctgttcctgtttcttttgTTGTTGATTCTAACTCAATGTCTTCCTTAAAGTCTGCAAACTCACTCTcgatttgtattttgtttttttgttttgtggactgGTTTTCAGTTCCTGTGTTACCATTGCCATCTTATTAATTTCCAAATCAATCCTTGTTTATCACCACCATTACCTGTCCTTCATTTAGTCCCTTGTTATCTAGTATAATTAAATCCTCAGTCATCTTATATTCATTGTCTTGTGTTACTATTTCTTGCTAGCGTTTAATATATATAAGTGTTCATCGTCTTTCTGTGTTAAGCCTCTTATCTTGGACTATTTAGTCAAGCCAGTGTGTGACAGTCACTGATTTATCATGAAGCTTAAAGAATTATGGGTAGAATCTATTCTGTTTCATCAACACAGTTTCACAAATGATCCAACATGATAAACGGTAAACCCAGGATAGagcggttgagtgaatgtggtctggactgtgtggatgaggctcattgtgtctccagagatgctgtagaaggacagagttcctgcactgtgatccacatacactcctattctaCCACTGATGGACTTCACAGGGATTTCAGTTTGTATGTTATTGTGTCTGAATGAGTAACCGAAGAGAGAGCAGATCAAACTCCAAGACTGATCATTAaatccaaacacacactcatcacCCTGTCCCCTTCTGttgatgctcttatatgacactgatataaaTACTCCATATTCACCactccactcaatctcccagtaacagcgtccacacacactctctctgcACAACACCTGAGGAtaatcaaatctgtctggatgaaCAGGATACGGCTGAAGCTCTGTGACAGTGTAAGTGATCACTCTGTTCTTCTCAGACAAACGGAGATGTTTATTCACTATGTTGAGATCCAGAGTGAACCGATGGGAATCTAATGGAGAGAAAACACATCAGGGGTGTATTGCATAAACTTTCTATATTAAGTCTAAAGTTAAAGATGCAGCCTGTAAGGtattgcctctttgtcgccatctctgttcaAAACCTGCGATTGCAGTTATTTACAGAATTGTcatctttacatgggttgtgcatcggcacgacTCCTCAGTGTGGATTAATCTAATGCTTTAAGGatgtgtggctgtcagtcacTGGTGAATACTGTTCAGGTACTTTGGAATgtcagattgtagtcttggaagtatgaacaaaataagaaaagttTCACAGGAAAATCTaaacaagtaagtaacaaatctgccacttttgttctgaccaaattagaaaaaaagcattacaataaatcacactataaatggtgattaaatctaatgatcgcttagctcatatcacatcaaacaccaaattattattgttatacattgttctcaaattaatgttaacatcagcattgtgtgactatGCATTTAGTGTTTTtgcattacctgtagatttcaatttatGTAAAGTTTAATCTTTAAATGTCCATTTGTCATACTatacaatctgccatcaaaatgatgtttAATTATTCTAGCTGCTGCAAGAAAAGTCTATAAATGATCCTTCACCTGCATCATCCTTACATGATATAGCCTACTTGCTGGGACTCATCatttatgtaaacagatgtgATGTAATGACACAAAAATACGAACTGTGGCATGTTCGAATTGCCCACGCAAACCTATCAGTACCACttgaattagaaaacattattacaagctttaCTGTGATAAATCAGGCTAAGGAAAGGAGATAGTATTGATCAATGAAAAAAAGATTGACAAGTTAATTTAggatttttcacaaatttgttttACAAAAGCAAATCTTTACTTGAGTTCGGAACTCAAATCTCAGGTCTGTTACCAAGCAACAAATGATAATAATGCACTTAAGAAATGTGGGGTTGTCCTAAAGATAAGacaagtgtgtgagtgtgtgtatacatacatTTGCTTACTCCTGCTGTAATCCTGATCTCTCCTCCATGATCCACActacaaaacacacacagtgtCACAGTTACTCAGTAAACACACACATCCTTGTTTATACTACTTTGTGGGGACCTCCAAATCTGGGCATTAATTGGTTTACAGTTAAATGTACACTGTTATACTTGTTCAGCCACTTAAAACTCACAATGtgcataaaaattaaaaagtttctGTGCATGTGTCTGTACTGCATGTGTGTGCATTTGTATGGGAGAGAGAGTGGAAGAATGCGGATAAAGCATTATtagaaaaatcataaaaaaatgtttgtaatttatatcatactctttgttatatttatttgtttggtcTATGTCTTTGTGGGTTTTggttcttttgttgttgttaggCTGTAACTGAAATTATTTTGGAAAGTGACATGGAACTATGATGCAGTCAAAACTTGCCTGAAACTAATTAAGCTGCACATTTACtaaagcattcaacagccccatAGTATAACGAGTATTTACATCCTCAGTAagttctcaataagaacttttgTAAATctataaaagaaataaagtctaactggtttgtaataagtgaagattgtaataaagttttttaatcacaaatctTAATGCTCTACATACTTGAGTTTATCCAGTCTGTAGTTTGGGTGGTTGAGTTTATCAGTGAGCAGCTTGACTCCTGAATCTCCTGGATGATTAtagctcagatccagctctctcaggtgtgaggggtttgaatTCAGAGCTGAAGACACATAACCACAGCCTTCCTCTGTCACCATACAGCCAGACAATCTATAAAGACACAGCAACAATCCACAAGACATTAGTTTGTCAATCAAATATTACTATCACACACTGACCAGTGCAGTTTATATTTGCAGGCAGCTGCTATTGTCAGTAGATTCAGTTACAAAAGTGTCTGTGGAAGTGTATCAgagtaaaagtattaatttgcTTTTCTAAATGTAGTTATCCTCTTGAGGCGCATCCCCCTTTTGTGCCTCAAACAGGTTGTCTTTCCTAAACTATATTGAGTATGAGCATAGTTCTGGCATCATTTAAAAGTCGAAAAATTGAGCTTTAGACTTAatataagtaaaaaaataagttgGACAAGCTGAAGTTTAATagaataaacattattttacataACATAACACTGCATAAAAtctttttatcatttaaaaaataataaagatacATGTGAAAGCTAGAAATACACTGGGCGCAAAGCCACAAGTCTTGTTTTaattttgaagatgaaaaaaataAGGTTTAAGTTTAGAATGTGTGCATATTTTACTGAGGTAAAATTACCTCTATTTTACTCAgtataaatatcaaaatatatgTTCTTCTCTGGTGAGAGTAGATTTCTCTGTTGTGAGACAGTTTGtcacatgaacaaataatgtaaGCTATGCCtaacacaaaatatttttttttctttgagttaaaattatttaatatatatctaATTCCATTGGaaactaaacttttttttattagagaAATATTCCAACATACAGAAAACTCCTACAACTCAACatacagaaaacaaaacaatgctCCACCCACTCTCCCTCTACCTGATACACACCACATAGGGacgaatacaaaaaaaaaaagccagaagTGAAATGGATCTTAGATCCAACTCAAATTAAGTCAACACCCCTTTCCTTCAAGGCTCCTCTGCCTTCTCCTGTAAATACCTTAATAAAGGGTTCCCAAGTTTTAGCAAACTGTCCTTAGAAAGAGTAGCATATGCTCCAAATGTAATGCATTTGTGAGTTTGTCAAGCCACAGCTGGGATGGGGCCCCggatgtttatttattttaaaaccatttaCCTCAGTATTTCCAGCTGACAGTTTGGACTCTTCAGTCCATCAGAAAGAAGCTTCACTCCAAAATCCCGCAGGTCATTGTTACCGAGGTCCAATTCTCTCAGGAAGGAGTTTGAGGAATGTAAAACTGAAGACAAATTTTCACAGGACTGAGAAGTGAGATCACAGAACTGTAGCCTGTGTATAGAACAAAATAAACAGTAACAGTAATCCTTAGTAGGTAGCTTTTATAATAAGGAGCTTGAAAAAACCCTGTGCTGTTGAGCAAAGCTAAAACaattttctattcataaaacatcaaaccagtatttatataatcatacacattacatgtattaatttttttactgAATAGTCTAGGCCAACAGGTTACCCATGTAAAATGAAGGCcctattacaaaaaaattaacagtGTATATAAATGATTGTAAAGGTGACTCTTACAGTGCTCTTCTGGTGTTTTTGATTACTGGCAGCAGTCTCATTACTGCTTTATCAGATCTTTGGTATTTATGCAGTTCAAACTTTTCTTGAGTCTCTTCTGACATGAGGAGCACAAACACCAGACCAGACCACTGGATAGAGGAGAGATTCTCTGCTAAAAGATTTCCTGAGCTCAGATTCTTCTTGATTTCCTCCAAGTCATCTTTCAGTTCACTGAGACAGTAGAAGAGATTCATGGTTATATCCACTGATTTCTCCATCTCTATTATCTGTTTGATATAGTCAACAGTGTTGTTAACATTCTCTGATTTCAGTGTCAGTTTTGGCAGTAGTTCCTTCAGGTCACTTTGAGTGGACTCCAGTGAGAGACCCACGTAGAACCGGAGAAAAAGGTCCAGGTGTCCATTCTCACTTTGTAAAGCCTTGTTGACTGCAGCCTTATGAAGCTGAAACAGTGGCTTTTTGGACAGTTTCCATGTCAGTTTTTCTCTCCAGGATTCAAGAAATGGGGTTGTTTTCTTGTATTTGCTAATCAAAAACACATAGAGAGCAGCAAGGAATTCTTGTGCGCTGAGATGTATAAAGCTGTAAAATGTTCTTGCCTTTTCTTCCTGAAACATTTGCGTGCATAACCCAGACAACACAGACAATTCACTGACATCTAGTCCACATTCCTCAAAATCTTCTTTGTAGAAAATCTGTTTTCCTTTCTCCAGCTGTTGAAAGGCCAGTTTCCCAAGCTTCAGAATAATCTCATCAAAAGACCTTGCACTGGTTATAGGTTCAGGGTCATCACAGTATTTTTCTTCCATCTGTTGCTTCTGAGAAATTAAGAAGCTTGTGTACATCCCTGTGAGAGTTGTGGGAGTTTTGTCATTGCTCGCTCGGGCCAGTAGGGGCTGAAGAACAGTAAGAGAGATGGAGCAGAAAACAGGGATATGGCACATGATGTACAGGCTTCTGAATTTCCTGATGTGACGGATAATGCTTTCAGAAACCTCAGGACTGCTGTTATTTTTGAAGTATTGCTCTTTCTGCTCATCATTGAATCCTCTCACCTCTGTCACTTGATCAATGTAGTTACGGGGTATCAGACCGGCTGCTGCTGGTCTGGATgtgatccagatgagagcagagggaaCCAAATGTTTCTTGATGAGGTTTATTATTATCTTAGTCACTGCTgttttttcatttacatttgtaAATCTGTCACCTTCTTTTAATCCCAAAGGAAAGCGACATTCATCTTCATCCAGCCCATCAAAGATGAACATAACTTTACCATCACTTTCAGGAAGAGAGGACAGTTCTTCAGGACTACTAAAGAAGTATTTGTTAAGCAGTCCCAAGAGACTGTACTCTTCTTTAATCAAATTCAATCTACGAAATGGAAGTGGAAATATGAAGACTATATCCTGGTTTTCTTTTCCTTCAGCCCAGTCAAGGATGAATTTATTGACAGAGACAGTTTTCCTAGTCCAGCGATCCCCATTGTCAGCACTTTTGTTTTGTCGCCCCGTGGACTGGACTTTAAACATGTCATTACACTCGATTGGCTTTTGTTTGGCAGTCAGTCGGTTGTGGTTTGGTTCGATCTGTCTCACCTAATGGTCGTTCACTCTTCCTCCAGTTTCATTCTCCACCACGTATAAATCAGTGTAAATATTGTTCAAGTATTTCTGATGACCCATCTGTGAGTTACCTATCAATATCCTGTTGTAGTCCTGTTTTAATGTGATCTTCAGTCTGAGACTGGTCTCGGTGTAATCATGAAGACTAGCTTGATTGTCGTCTGCAGTTAAGCATTTAAGAAAGAGGGAAAAGACAGCAAAGACTAAGTGATCAGTTTTATTATAAAATCATGCTtctatttttgaattaaatcaCAATCTTACTGCAATAGTGATAACATGCACATCGTACACTGATTATGCTGAAGTTGACAACATATATGGTGAGGGAAATGCCTTGACTAATGCTGACTCAAATGCACCTggtttcaattttaaaatttttgaacAACTTTCTTTTTCTAATTCCTTCCAGAGCATTTACTGGACTGTCACAATTGGATCAAAATTAAAAGgacagttcacctaaaaatgaacattctggaGAAGGTGTTCGCTGCAGAGCAAATGGGTGGAGCTTACATTAGCGCCCCCTTCGCTAGATGTCCAGCGAGGAGGAGCGAATGTACAACCACACTCTAATCCTACCCACAACTCTATCTCTCCACCCCATTCAACTTCATTCGGTCATCAtttggtcatcatttactcacccccgaTTAGGATATTTGGAAAATgatcagtaaccaaacagatctcgcccccattGACTACTATATGGTAGACACTGGGGGCTGAGATCTGTTTAGTACCTGACAattttccaaatatcttcctttgtgttcagcagaacaaagaaattcatataggtttggaactacttgaaggtgagtaaatgacagaatttccattttggggtgaactatccctttaaggtcatACTGAAAAGCTTTTTGATCAAACCATTGATatctaatgctgcgttcacgtcacctcgtatttaccggattcttgaaatgacaacacgtgacgttatattcggagctgttcacgtcctcggactggtaattatgcgtttccatggcaccactatcaacgcctaaatgaatctaaagcggtcaggtggtacagaggccacgtggtacatgtgggagctttcagaaaactcccagcttacaagctgtaattacgagctctacgaggacgtgaacgctttttacaagctagaatctcgtaactacaggaacgaggccgcgtgaacgcaccttaacACACCACACAAGACATGAGACTGTATTAGGTTCAGGTTGGGGTTATCGCAAAGACCCTTTGTATGTAAAAGTTGCTTTCAGAAGTTTTAATTCAGGGTTTAAGACCCTAAACAATTTAACCATTTAAAAAGTCGTGACTAGATACTCTGTTCTATTAAATGTGCTTGTATAAGATCTGCCACTGTTCTTCTTGACCCTGTAAAATTGCTGTTATATTTCCTTGTTTTCATGTACATTGTTATTTACCAATTATCTCTTTTGAATGAATAGCAGCATATGTCTTCATATTGCCTTCAGcctgatctgtgtgtgtgagagagagaggatcACTCACTGGGAAACATaaatcacacaaacacatcagcAGAGCTTGTCAAACTATCACATTGGTAATCTGTAAATCACTTTACAGTCACAGTAAATTAAATGTTACCTTGGTTGTAATTGTTCTGTAGCTGCTCAGCCAGATTATTCTGGTTCATCTTCTTCAGGATTTTCAGTGACCTTCACAGCTTCTTCTGGTCCAAAACATGCCACCATCTTATCCACAGTTTTCAACCTATCTGCATTCTCCATATCAGACTGATATACACTTATTATCATTCTTTAAGTGCCACTGAAACTTCTTCAGTTCAGCTTCTAGCAGTTCATTGAGGGATTTCTCAAGCAGCTCTTCAACAAACGCCATCGCCCTTCACAGATTCACAGCTGCaggacaaaaagaaaaagatctgAAGTATTTTCACTCTAAACGTGGACCTAAACATCAAATgttattaagattataaaaaaTGAAGCTGTGATCAAATCAGGACTCTCAGAGGCACCTCATCCAAAATCATCTGTTAAAGTCAGAGCTTAACAGGATCCGGAACCTCCGAAATCCAATCCAGCACCTAATTTGGAGGATCCCCCTTCTCGCACACCACTGACATGCACCATGCTGACCTGTAGCTTAGATATGTTTCATGAAAAATCAAGTATAATggggcgttcacaccagacgcgacttgtgCGAATAATCACGCTATTCGCATGTAGTTGGACGCtcgaacattttgagtttactcgcttcttttgtgtcatgagaggggctctcccgctcctttatgtgtccctCAGACTTTTCcacacacttcctctgaataaataCTCAACTCGTCAGCGGGAAAGTTGTAAAATACAGCGAATAAGCTTAATTTGCCAGCTTTAGCTAGCTTGTAGTCTTAATATTTATATAGCCTGTAGCTCGAGTAAAGACTGTTTTTACAACTTACCAGATTGTCcaacctcctcactcactttcttccaAGCAAGATAATTTTTATTCTTGTTTCTATAAAAGTAGATGCATCTTACAGAAATgatttgtcctccattgttgtttaagATTTCTGCCTcggtcactactagagcaagctcctgattggttaacgcggcgtgAATTTTCGCCAacgttcagatttttcaacttgcgtgATTCGCGCGAATAACGCGTTATGCACATCAAACGCCCGAAACGCTCAATTTGCGCTGCAGGATATCTATTCAcatctttgcattgacttaacatgtaaatcactcgcgcttaacGTTTCATTCACATCTGGTGTGAACACACCATAACTCTTGCCTTTGACATGTACGTATACATGGGTGTGATTGCTCTAGGCTAGTACCTGGAGAGCGAACATGTGAGCGGATCAGTGCATCACGTTATCTACTGCTAAATTTAAATGTGCCTTCTTCCTTTCTTCCTGTGCTttcttcattattttcattattaaacacttgcagtctgtataattcataaacactaACAAATCCTGACACCATTTCAAattcaataattaaaaaaaattcccaatatttttattgaaatttttGTTTTCCAAAAGACAAAAAGACCATATAACACAGGTCCACATAAAGAAAAAGAACAGGTAAACATTcccacactcattcactcacataCTTGCActtcttaatatttttagttCCCAGATATAATGTTCATATAAGGTTCCCAAAGTTTTTCAAATTCTTTTAGTTTCCCTTTGGCAATATAAGTTAGTCTTTCCAGTCCTATACATTCTGACAGTTCTTTGGTCCATTGTTTTCTTGAGGGTGCTTCCATTTTCTTCCAGTTCAAGGCAATAGCTCTTCTAGCATGCAAAA from Chanodichthys erythropterus isolate Z2021 chromosome 8, ASM2448905v1, whole genome shotgun sequence encodes:
- the LOC137024094 gene encoding zinc finger protein 239-like isoform X2 → MAFIKVEIEDMKIEETYSVKHEDTEEQTKMEFIKEESEDFRIEETFTVKNEDSEEQTDLMVLKEEHQDLNEVKEKDQSKTHRNFTTEEKSSQTENTTSRKKHQKSGTVDNVTCHLCLLRFKKQHNLDVHMRVHTKKFYPCQECAKIFKDSIRFKIHMRIHTGEKPFNCSQCGMNFRQKGTLQNHMRVHSVEKPYMCQQCGLGFRHKVNFRSHMRTHTGKPPYICQQCGTSFTQKGNLTRHMNIHTGKKPCICPHCGNRFSQDGNLKVHMRIHSGEK